A genomic region of Raphanus sativus cultivar WK10039 chromosome 6, ASM80110v3, whole genome shotgun sequence contains the following coding sequences:
- the LOC108812373 gene encoding WPP domain-interacting protein 3, which yields MDKESVNGIGSPQRSSSVDSLKVESPGSSTRKGFGLKKWRRIKRDTPVKDEAAAAPVDDGSSKLLKRNLTGLVNPPSKHVDMSSVEARQGSEECSVGSVNMAVHHHHHLLPGVVNGFSPAPGFMFNVGQGFEKSEEHSGGGGKIVSGGSQGRDTIKNGSEKRIVDSDSDFVFSSGSGNHIAEGQARDQVETYSRSENGGKDEDGDESHNKKKNEHYWTADKDHIADSIRCLAALQEALWKEVQSFQELSKESIPQHSNIDEVDSGSQVLILKQKVKHLQHKLKEARADLDAKEAKIHELENSMIESELEGIFQRKMEAEIQHLMLTSSLSASSSLQVLKEQPKKVQHSVTRDPEPNRGNMLGKTCKSGLYFLTQLILLVSILRLLLHQSSPASRLVIPT from the exons ATGGACAAAGAGAGTGTAAATGGTATTGGATCACCTCAAAGATCCAGCAGCGTTGACAGCTTAAAGGTTGAATCTCCGGGTAGTTCGACGAGAAAAGGTTTCGGTTTGAAGAAATGGAGAAGGATCAAGAGGGATACTCCTGTGAAAGACGAAGCTGCTGCTGCGCCTGTTGACGATGGTAGTAGTAAATTGCTGAAGCGTAATTTGACTGGTCTTGTGAACCCTCCTTCTAAACATGTAGACATGTCTTCGGTTGAAGCAAGACAAGGTAGCGAAGAATGCTCTGTTGGATCTGTGAATATGGCtgtgcatcatcatcatcatcttctcccAGGTGTAGTCAACGGATTTAGTCCGGCTCCAGGTTTTATGTTTAACGTAGGCCAAGGTTTTGAGAAGAGTGAAGAGCATAGCGGAGGAGGAGGGAAGATTGTTTCAGGTGGTAGCCAAGGGAGGGATACCATCAAGAATGGAAGCGAAAAGCGCATAGTAGATTCGGATAGTGATTTTGTGTTTTCTAGTGGCTCTGGGAACCATATAGCAGAAGGTCAAGCTAGGGACCAAGTTGAGACATATAGCAGAAGCGAGAACGGAGGaaaagatgaagatggagatgagagtcataataagaagaagaacgaACATTATTGGACGGCAGACAAGGATCACATTGCAGATTCTATCAGATGTCTTGCAGCTCTGCAGGAAGCCCTTTGGAAAG AGGTTCAAAGTTTCCAGGAGCTGAGTAAGGAATCTATACCACAACATTCGAACATTGATGAAGTTGATTCAGGATCACAGGTACTGATCTTGAAGCAGAAGGTAAAACATCTCCAACACAAACTCAAGGAAGCTAGAGCTGATCTGGATGCAAAGGAAGCCAAGATCCATGAACTCGAAAACTCGATGATCGAATCTGAACTTGAAGGCATTTTCCagagaaagatggaagctgaaATCCAGCATTTGATGCTCACGAGTTCTCTGAGTGCATCATCATCACTACAAGTACTCAAAGAACAACCGAAGAAGGTACAACATTCTGTGACTCGAGATCCTGAACCGAACCGTGGGAACATGTTAGGGAAAACATGCAAGTCCGGTTTGTATTTCTTGACGCAGCTGATCTTGCTAGTCTCTATACTTCGGTTACTGCTCCACCAATCCTCTCCTGCTTCACGATTAGTTATACCAACCTGA
- the LOC108810048 gene encoding L-ascorbate oxidase homolog, with protein MRGAKLLAACLYLAAAATVVVRAEDPYFHHVWNVTYGTASPLGVPQQVILINGQFPGPNLNSTSNNNIIINVFNNLDEPFLLTWNGIQHRKNCWQDGTPGTMCPIPAGTNFTYHFQPKDQIGSYFYYPTTGMHRAAGGYGGLRVNSRLLIPVPYADPEDDYTVLISDWYTKSHTQLKKFLDGGRTLGRPNGVLINGKAGKGDGSDAPLFTMKPGKSYRVRICNVGLKTSLNFRIQNHKMKLVEMEGSHVLQNDFDSLDVHVGQCFGTIVTANQEPKDYYMVASSRFLKSVITTTGLLRYEGGKGPASSQLPAGPVGWAWSLNQFRSFRWNLTSSAARPNPQGSYHYGKINITRTIKLVNTQGKVDGKLRYAFNGISHTDPETPLKLAEYFGISDKVFKYNIITDSPTTEQTKSIKIEPNVINVTHRTFIEVVFENHEKSVQSWHLNGYSFFAVAVEPGTWTPEKRKNYNLLDAVSRHTVQVYPKCWAAILLTFDNCGMWNIRSENTERRYLGQQLYVSVLSPEKSLRDEYNMPETSLQCGLVKNTPKPANPYAGA; from the exons ATGCGAGGAGCTAAACTCTTGGCCGCGTGCCTTTACCTGGCTGCAGCCGCAACGGTTGTGGTCCGAGCCGAAGACCCTTACTTTCACCATGTATGGAACGTGACCTATGGAACCGCATCTCCTCTCGGCGTTCCACAACAAGTCATTCTAATCAACGGCCAGTTCCCTGGTCCTAACCTCAACTCTACCTCCAACAACAATATCATCATCAATGTCTTCAATAACCTAGACGAACCCTTCCTCCTCACTTG GAATGGGATCCAGCACAGGAAGAACTGTTGGCAAGATGGGACACCAGGTACCATGTGTCCAATCCCAGCAGGCACAAACTTCACTTACCATTTCCAGCCTAAAGATCAGATCGGTAGCTACTTCTACTACCCTACCACAGGGATGCACCGTGCAGCTGGTGGATACGGTGGACTCCGTGTCAACAGCCGTCTCCTCATTCCGGTCCCTTACGCTGATCCGGAAGATGATTACACCGTCCTCATCAGTGACTGGTACACTAAGAGTCACACTCAGCTGAAGAAGTTCCTTGACGGTGGTCGTACTCTTGGTCGTCCAAACGGTGTTCTCATCAATGGAAAGGCAGGGAAAGGAGATGGATCCGACGCACCTCTCTTCACCATGAAACCTGGAAAGAGTTATAGGGTTAGGATTTGTAACGTGGGTCTCAAGACATCTCTCAACTTCAGGATTCAGAATCACAAGATGAAGCTCGTTGAGATGGAAGGATCGCACGTTCTTCAGAACGATTTCGACTCTCTAGACGTTCACGTTGGTCAATGCTTTGGTACCATCGTCACCGCGAATCAAGAACCTAAAGATTACTACATGGTTGCATCCTCTAGGTTCTTGAAGTCGGTTATTACAACAACCGGGCTTCTCCGCTACGAGGGAGGTAAAGGACCAGCCTCTTCGCAGCTTCCGGCTGGTCCTGTCGGGTGGGCTTGGTCGTTGAACCAGTTCCGATCCTTTAGGTGGAACTTGACGTCTAGTGCAGCTAGGCCTAACCCTCAGGGGTCTTACCACTACGGGAAGATCAACATCACACGCACGATCAAGCTAGTGAACACTCAGGGCAAGGTTGATGGTAAGCTTAGGTACGCATTCAACGGAATCTCTCACACAGACCCCGAAACTCCGTTGAAGCTTGCTGAGTACTTTGGTATTTCCGACAAGGTCTTTAAGTACAATATCATCACGGATAGCCCCACCACGGAACAGACAAAGAGCATCAAGATCGAGCCAAACGTTATTAACGTCACTCACCGCACCTTCATCGAGGTGGTGTTTGAGAACCACGAGAAGAGTGTTCAGTCTTGGCACTTGAATGGTTACTCTTTCTTCGCCGTCGC TGTGGAGCCAGGGACTTGGACCccagagaagagaaagaactACAACCTCTTGGACGCAGTGAGCAGACACACAGTCCAAGTCTACCCAAAGTGTTGGGCAGCAATCTTGCTCACATTTGATAACTGTGGAATGTGGAACATTCGATCTGAGAACACAGAGAGACGTTACTTAGGACAGCAGCTTTACGTGAGTGTCTTGTCGCCAGAGAAATCACTTAGAGATGAATACAACATGCCTGAGACAAGCCTCCAATGTGGTCTCGTCAAAAACACACCTAAACCTGCCAACCCTTACGCTGGAGCCTAA
- the LOC108807327 gene encoding L-ascorbate oxidase homolog produces MQGGKLLTVFVCLVSTVALVNAGDPYFYYTWNVTYGTIAPLGIPQQVILINGQFPGPNLNSTSNNNVVINVFNNLDEPFLLTWSGLQHRKNSWQDGLTGTSCPIPAGTNYTYHFQPKDQIGSYFYYPSTALHRFAGGFGGLRVNSRLLIPVPYADPEDDYTVLINDWYTKSHTALKTFLDSGRTLGSPDGVLINGKSGKVGGQNKPLFTMKPGKTYKYRICNVGFKSSLNFRIQGHKMKLVEMEGSHVLQNDYDSLDVHVGQCYAVLVTADQEAKSYYMVASTRFLKKEVSTVGVMSYEGSNVQPSNELPKAPVGWAWSLNQFRSFRWNLTASAARPNPQGSYHYGKINITRTIKLANTKNLVDGKVRFGFNGVSHVDTETPLKLAEYFEMSEKVFKYNVIKDEPAAKITTLTIEPNVLNITFRTFVEIVFENHEKSMQSFHLDGYSFFSVASEPGRWTPEKRSNYNLLDAVSRHTVQVFPKSWSAILLTFDNAGMWNIRSENWEKRYLGQQMYVSVLSPEKSLRDEYNIPLNTNLCGIVKGLPLPTPYTI; encoded by the exons ATGCAGGGTGGTAAGCTTTTGACGGTGTTTGTGTGCCTCGTCTCGACGGTGGCGCTGGTGAATGCTGGTGATCCTTACTTTTACTACACGTGGAACGTGACGTACGGAACCATTGCGCCTCTAGGAATTCCTCAACAGGTGATTCTCATTAACGGACAGTTCCCTGGTCCTAACCTAAACTCGACATCCAACAACAATGTCGTCATCAATGTCTTCAACAACCTTGACGAGCCTTTCCTCTTGACCTG GAGTGGTCTCCAGCACAGGAAGAACTCATGGCAAGATGGTCTGACCGGAACCTCATGCCCAATCCCAGCAGGCACTAACTACACTTACCATTTCCAGCCCAAGGACCAGATCGGTAGCTACTTCTACTACCCATCAACCGCTCTCCACCGTTTCGCCGGTGGTTTCGGTGGCCTCCGTGTCAACAGCCGTCTCCTCATCCCCGTCCCTTACGCTGACCCCGAAGACGACTACACCGTCCTCATCAACGACTGGTACACCAAGAGCCATACCGCTCTCAAGACCTTCCTTGACAGCGGTCGCACTCTTGGTTCCCCTGACGGTGTTCTCATCAACGGAAAGTCCGGTAAAGTCGGAGGACAGAACAAGCCTCTCTTCACCATGAAGCCAGGAAAGACTTACAAGTACAGAATCTGTAACGTTGGATTCAAGTCCAGTCTTAACTTCAGGATCCAAGGACACAAGATGAAGCTTGTTGAGATGGAAGGATCCCACGTTCTCCAGAACGACTACGACTCACTTGACGTCCACGTCGGTCAGTGCTATGCTGTTCTTGTGACCGCTGACCAAGAGGCCAAGAGCTACTACATGGTTGCATCCACTAGGTTCCTCAAGAAGGAAGTGAGCACTGTTGGTGTGATGAGCTACGAAGGAAGCAACGTTCAGCCTTCAAACGAGCTTCCCAAGGCTCCAGTTGGCTGGGCTTGGTCTCTTAACCAGTTCAGATCATTCAGATGGAACTTAACCGCCAGTGCCGCTAGACCTAACCCACAAGGATCTTACCATTACGGAAAGATCAACATCACACGTACCATCAAGCTAGCCAACACCAAGAACTTGGTGGACGGTAAGGTCAGGTTTGGGTTCAACGGTGTATCACACGTTGACACCGAGACTCCTTTGAAGCTTGCTGAGTACTTCGAGATGTCCGAGAAGGTCTTCAAGTACAATGTCATCAAGGATGAGCCAGCAGCCAAGATCACTACACTAACCATCGAGCCTAATGTCCTTAACATCACTTTCCGTACCTTTGTCGAAATCGTCTTCGAGAACCACGAGAAGAGCATGCAATCCTTCCATTTGGATGGTTACTCCTTCTTCTCAGTCGC TTCTGAGCCAGGAAGATGGACACCAGAGAAGAGAAGCAACTACAACTTGCTCGATGCGGTCAGCAGACACACCGTGCAAGTGTTCCCCAAGTCGTGGTCAGCCATCCTCTTGACATTCGACAACGCCGGTATGTGGAACATCAGATCAGAGAACTGGGAGAAAAGATACTTGGGACAGCAAATGTACGTCAGTGTTCTTTCCCCTGAGAAATCACTAAGAGACGAATACAACATCCCACTCAACACCAACCTCTGTGGTATCGTCAAGGGCTTGCCATTACCTACACCCTACACTATTTAA